The Maylandia zebra isolate NMK-2024a linkage group LG7, Mzebra_GT3a, whole genome shotgun sequence genome contains a region encoding:
- the syt9b gene encoding synaptotagmin-9b, with protein sequence MPAEREDEICRKALELLSDLCSKGEVQDDSCLDFIYYFRDLARPRYTDSDVSVSLLSLLVTTCGLALFSVSLFVSWKLCWVPLSGRFLPDVLKGAHFLGGDQQPVLTEVDGEEREYSEDGCVKEPSGPPSGVPVPESALKISHTSPDIPLETQTKVEKNHAHTLARDRVQRQITEPTSSVRHNSFRRQMNLSNPDFNPAQFQRQESLSGLGRIKPELYKQRSIDAEDGHRTSNCGRLHFILKFDFDLEQLIVKIHKAQDLPAKDFSGTSDPYVKIYLLPDRKTKHQTKVHRKTLNPVFDEVFLFPVAYADLSNRKLHFSIYDFDRFSRHDLIGQVVVDNFLDLSDFPRETKLCRNIQYVTSDNVDLGELMFSLCYLPTAGRLTITIIKARNLKAMDITGASDPYVKVSLMCDGRRLKKRKTSTKRNTLNPVYNEAIVFDVPPESIDQISLLIAVMDYDRVGHNEVIGVCRVGSEAESLGRDHWNEMLTYPRKPIAHWHPLIEWVGQGATVSGSQGGSTNSLKTPPSP encoded by the exons ATGTATCGGTGAGCCTGTTGTCTCTGCTGGTGACCACCTGTGGTCTGGCTCTCTTCAGCGTCTCCCTCTTTGTCTCATGGAAGCTGTGCTGGGTGCCACTAAGTGGTCGTTTCCTCCCAGATGTCCTCAAGGGGGCACACTTCTTGGGAGGAGACCAACAACCTGTCCTCACAGAG GTGGACGGGGAGGAAAGGGAATACAGTGAAGATGGCTGTGTGAAGGAGCCTTCGGGGCCCCCTTCGGGTGTGCCTGTCCCGGAGTCGGCCTTGAAGATAAGCCACACATCACCTGACATCCCACTGGAGACGCAAACTAAGGTGGAGAAAAACCATGCTCACACTCTGGCCAGGGACAGGGTTCAGAGACAGATTACTGAACCTACCTCTTCTGTACG GCACAACTCCTTCCGTCGTCAAATGAACTTATCCAATCCCGACTTCAACCCTGCTCAGTTCCAGCGCCAGGAGTCTTTGTCTGGTTTGGGTCGGATCAAACCAGAACTTTACAAGCAGCGCTCAATAGATGCAGAAGATGGCCATAGAACCTCTAACTGTGGGCGCCTTCACTTTATCCTTAAGTTTGACTTTGACCTGGAGCAGCTGATCGTGAAGATCCACAAGGCCCAGGACCTTCCTGCCAAGGATTTCTCAGGGACCTCTGATCCTTACGTCAAAATCTACCTGCTGCCCGACCGCAAAACCAAGCACCAGACCAAGGTGCACCGGAAGACACTCAACCCGGTTTTTGATGAAGTGTTCCTCTTTCCTGTGGCGTACGCAGATCTGTCGAATCGTAAGCTACACTTCAGTATTTACGACTTTGACAGGTTCTCTCGCCATGATTTGATTGGCCAAGTGGTGGTGGACAACTTCTTGGATCTTTCCGACTTTCCCCGGGAGACAAAACTGTGCCGGAACATACAATATGTAACCTCG GACAATGTGGACCTTGGAGAGCTGATGTTCTCACTGTGCTATCTCCCAACGGCTGGCAGGCTTACCATCACAATTATCAAAGCCAGAAACCTCAAAGCCATGGACATCACTGGAGCCTCAG ATCCATATGTGAAAGTGTCTCTGATGTGTGATGGTCGAAGGCTAAAGAAGAGAAAGACATCGACTAAGCGTAACACTCTGAATCCAGTGTACAATGAGGCCATTGTGTTTGATGTTCCTCCTGAGAGCATTGACCAGATCAGCCTGCTAATAGCTGTCATGGACTATGATCG GGTTGGGCATAATGAAGTGATCGGGGTATGCAGGGTAGGCAGTGAGGCCGAGAGCCTTGGGCGAGACCACTGGAATGAGATGCTGACGTACCCACGGAAGCCAATCGCACACTGGCACCCGCTCATAGAG TGGGTTGGACAAGGAGCGACGGTGAGTGGAAGCCAAGGAGGATCCACCAATTCCCTGAAGACACCACCATCACCATAa